The proteins below come from a single Zea mays cultivar B73 chromosome 8, Zm-B73-REFERENCE-NAM-5.0, whole genome shotgun sequence genomic window:
- the LOC103635758 gene encoding importin subunit beta-1 produces the protein MDITQVLIAAQSPDANLRTVAEGNLTQFQEQNFPNFLLSLSIELSNDEKPPESRRLAGIILKNSLDAKDSAKKELLTQQWVSVDPSIKLKIKELLLVTLGSSVHDARHTSSQVIAKVASIEIARREWQDLVAKLLGNMTSAGAPAPLKQATLEALGYVCEEISPQDLEQDQVNAVLTAVVQGMNQTELSPEVRLAAVKALYNALDFAESNFANEMERNYIMKVVCDTAVSKEVEIRQAAFECLVAIASTYYSHLEPFMETIFYLTANAVKGDEEPVALQAVEFWSAICDEEIALQDEYEGSEDGNSAIHFRFIEKALPLLVPLLLETLLKQEEDQDQDDNAWNISMSGGTCLGLISRTVGDAVVPLVMPFVETNITKPDWHCREAATFAFGSILEGPSVGKLAPLVQAGLDFLLNTMNDANSQVKDTTAWTLGRVFELLHSPAGINSIINGSNLPRIMSVLLESTKDAPNVAEKVCGAIYFLAQGYEDAESTSSVLTPYLSNTIAALLSAADRAETTHFRLRASAYEALNEIVRVSNIPETSGIIAQLLQEIMRRLNLTFDLHILSSGDKEKQSDLQALLCGVLQVIIQKLSSTDAKSIISQTTDQLMVLFLRVFACHNSTVHEEAMLAIGALAYATGPDFVKYMPNFFTYLEAGLQNYEEYQVCSISVGVVGDICRALEDKSLPFCDRIMTVLLKDLSSSMLNRSVKPLIFSCFGDIALAIGENFEKYLPYAVPMLQGAAGLLGTLDLSDDDMVDYGNQLRRGIFEAYSGILQGIKGPKAQLMIPYATHLLQFTEAVSKDRSRDDSVTKAAVAVLGDLADTLGQSSKDLFKTHLFHVEFLRECQAQELDDEVRETAQWAQGMINQAVVS, from the exons ATGGATATCACTCAGGTTCTGATAGCTGCTCAATCTCCAGATGCTAACCTTCGGACCGTGGCAGAAGGCAACCTCACACAGTTCCAGGAGCAGAATTTTCCTAACTTTCTCCTCTCCTTATCAATAGAGCTCTCGAACGATGAAAAACCTCCAGAGTCTAGAAGGCTTGCTGGTATTATCCTTAAGAATTCTTTGGATGCAAAGGATTCTGCGAAAAAGGAGCTACTGACTCAGCAATGGGTAAGTGTGGATCCATCTATCAAATTGAAAATCAAGGAGTTGTTGCTGGTGACACTAGGATCTTCTGTGCATGATGCAAGACATACCTCTTCACAAGTCATTGCCAAGGTTGCATCAATTGAGATAGCACGTCGAGAATGGCAAGATCTCGTTGCCAAATTACTGGGGAACATGACTTCTGCAGGTGCACCTGCTCCTTTGAAACAAGCAACACTAGAGGCATTGGGGTATGTGTGTGAGGAGATTTCTCCACAGGACTTGGAGCAGGACCAAGTGAATGCTGTTCTGACTGCTGTTGTCCAGGGAATGAACCAGACAGAGCTCAGCCCTGAAGTTCGTCTTGCTGCAGTTAAAGCCCTATATAATGCTCTTGACTTTGCGGAGAGTAACTTTGCAAATGAAATGGAGAGGAATTATATAATGAAGGTGGTTTGTGATACTGCTGTGTCTAAAGAAGTGGAGATCAGACAGGCTGCATTTGAATGCCTTGTTGCAATAGCATCCACCTATTATTCACACTTAGAGCCTTTTATGGAAACCATATTCTACCTGACAGCTAATGCAGTTAAAGGTGATGAGGAACCGGTTGCACTTCAAGCTGTTGAGTTCTGGAGCGCTATCTGTGACGAAGAGATTGCACTCCAAGATGAATATGAGGGATCTGAGGATGGTAACTCTGCTATACACTTCCGCTTTATTGAAAAGGCCCTCCCTTTACTTGTTCCGTTGCTGCTAGAAACTTTGTTGAAGCAAGAGGAAGATCAAGATCAAGATGATAATGCTTGGAATATTTCTATGAGTGGTGGAACATGCCTTGGACTCATTTCTAGAACTGTTGGTGATGCAGTTGTCCCTCTTGTGATGCCATTTGTCGAGACCAACATCACAAAGCCTGATTGGCATTGTCGTGAGGCAGCTacctttgcatttggttctatccTTGAAGGCCCCTCTGTTGGGAAACTTGCTCCACTTGTCCAGGCTGGTCTTGATTTCTTGCTCAACACGATGAATGATGCAAATAGCCAGGTAAAAGATACTACTGCTTGGACTCTTGGGAGAGTATTTGAGCTCTTGCATTCTCCAGCTGGTATAAACTCAATCATAAATGGTTCAAACCTTCCCCGTATCATGTCTGTATTGCTTGAGAGTACTAAAGATGCTCCAAATGTAGCCGAGAAAGTCTGTGGAGCTATTTATTTTCTCGCCCAAGGTTATGAAGATGCAGAGTCAACGTCTTCTGTCCTCACACCTTATCTATCTAATACGATTGCTGCTCTTCTTTCTGCCGCAGACCGTGCTGAGACCACCCATTTCAGGCTTCGTGCTTCTGCTTATGAAGCACTGAATGAGATCGTGAGGGTCAGCAACATACCTGAAACTTCAGGCATCATAGCACAATTATTGCAGGAGATCATGAGAAGATTAAACCTTACATTTGATCTCCATATACTTTCTTCTGGTGATAAGGAGAAACAAAGCGATCTGCAGGCTTTGCTATGTGGTGTTCTACAGGTCATCATCCAGAAACTGAGCAGCACAGATGCAAAGTCTATAATTTCTCAGACCACTGATCAGCTGATGGTGCTTTTTCTGCGTGTCTTTGCCTGCCACAATTCTACTGTTCATGAAGAAGCAATGCTTGCAATTGGTGCTCTTGCATATGCTACTGGTCCAGATTTTGTGAAATACATGCCTAACTTCTTTACATACCTGGAGGCTGGTTTGCAGAATTATGAAGAGTACCAAGTGTGTTCCATCTCTGTTGGAGTGGTTGGTGATATTTGTCGTGCCTTAGAAGATAAAAGTTTGCCTTTCTGTGATCGCATTATGACGGTTCTTCTTAAGGACCTATCAAGCTCTATGCTCAATCGATCTGTGAAGCCTCTGATTTTCTCGTGCTTTGGAGACATTGCTCTTGCTATTGGTGAGAATTTTGAGAAATACCTACCTTATGCCGTGCCGATGCTTCAAGGAGCTGCAGGACTCCTTGGTACACTTGACCTGAGTGATGATGATATGGTTGATTATGGCAACCAGCTCAGACGTGGCATTTTTGAGGCATACTCTGGTATACTCCAGGGCATCAAGGGCCCAAAAGCTCAGCTGATGATCCCATATGCAACCCATCTACTACAGTTCACTGAAGCTGTCTCCAAAGATAGGAGCAG GGATGACAGTGTGACAAAGGCTGCAGTTGCTGTCCTTGGGGATCTCGCGGACACGCTTGGCCAAAGCTCAAAGGATCTGTTCAAGACCCACCTATTCCATGTTGAGTTCTTGAGGGAATGTCAAGCTCAAGAGTTGGATGATGAAGTTCGGGAGACTGCACAATGGGCCCAGGGGATGATAAACCAGGCGGTGGTCTCTTAA